The sequence TACGAGTAGATTTGCAACCTTACAATCTACAAAGTAAATATATATGATCTGAGGTATACAAACATCCAAGGATCACTAGGTATAGAGATAACAACACAATAAATCCATACACAAAGACCACGACATATATTCtcctatattttcattttttttttgctatatattatttttcttttacactTTGTTAATATAGACATCAAAGGATCCCTTATTTTGCAAAAGGAATTTGTTTTGTATGAGAACTTGGACTATCAGTCCAAGCCTaactccaaaagaaaaaaactcaagccCATTAAACAGTCGTGGAAAGATTTAGATTCATTAGAagcttttttttcaacttcgtTGGCAAGCATGGATTAGGGTCTTATTCATAACTCAAATAGTCTACTCAAAGCAGGTCAATCAAGTAATTAAACATCTTTACCCTGTAATTTCACATTAACTAGTTATAAAAGCAGAAGACTGAAATTGgtttcaatatattaaaaatgttaaaaataggAAATAACCAGAGAAGAAACAACTTGATCCCTTCATCCTAGAACAttgactaagaaaaaaaaaaaaaaaatcggcgtTTATTGTTCAATGAAGACCACCAAGAAGGTGATAAACAATGACTTTGTATTTTCGAGTCTATATATCATCGTCGAGTCACCATCACAATTTCTCGCTTGGTCTTTCTGAATTGTGCGCCTCAGCCATGCCCTACAAGCTAAGATACTTCCCAGTAGCTCCTTCGAACCCGCAGGGTACTGTATCATCATGAACagaagctttttttaaaaaaaaaaaaaaaaaacattgccaaTAGGAAGACAAAATTTAGTTCAAAGGCTGAAGTCGACATCAAAATAAAAGACAGCTAACAAAGGCAAACCAAATATTGAATGCCAAAACATCCAGAAAATTCGGAGACCAATATATAAATCATGCTAAAATAACTGAACTGGACCATGAAATGTGTCTCAGGCAGCTTGTCTTTGAATTGGCTATCATTTGCAACAACACGGTTTTGAAAAAGAGAGAAGTACTGCATCTTTAGTTTGAAGTCCATGGAAGACTCAGTTGCCAGTATTAACCACAAAATAAGGACCTGACCACAAGGCTGCTGTGTTTGCACAGAGTCAGAGACTGCCGTGCTGCAAGAAGCTACGCAGCATTCAAGAAACCACAGGCATCGTGATGAACTCATGAGATTTTTTGAGAAGTAACATTCGGAAGTGATAAACAAAATGctattttactctcttttttatatatacaaatatgttattttttttattttttacaagattactccttttttaattatacatttcataaatttaacaaattcatctatattaacttaaattatttattattattttttttttaatattagattgattaaaaattaaattgctaaataatcaaatcatattgagttattaaaataattatatctcaaatatattaaaataccatTTGaatgcacataaaaaaataattgaaaagaaacaaatatatatatactatttaaaaagccattttaaaATGGGAGATGCTCTAATGGTTACTTTACTTTTTGTGTTACAGAATAATAGAAAGTATTTCTTTCTGAATAATTtagttacaataaaaaaataaaaaaaattcaagtaataGTTACTTCAAgttatggaagaaaaaaacccaaatacaAGTGTgataagaaagaaatagagacaGACTGACTGATAAACGGAAGTTcatcttgttttaatttaactGCTAACAAAATTGAACAATCCAGAAAGAGACAACATATACTGTGAAATATAAGAATCAAGTAATTAGCGCAACcaatagaaaaagaagagggCGAATGGATCATCAAGAGTTGGTTTCTCATTTTACCGACTCCTACAAAAAACATTCACAGATTGCTACTTGAACTATCCCCATGATTTGATGACTTGTTAAACGCACAGGGCACCAAGTTCCTGCTGGCAAAATACCCTAGCTTCGCCCTAAGCAAAGCCAATCTCCCAACGCTGACTGAAGGGCCATCACCGACAACTACTTGGTCACCCATCACCGGGAATTCCATACCACTTTCTTGACCCCCAACATCACTGCCACTGCCATCCAACCCTTCACTTTCAGCAGCATCGAAACTAACAACAAGTGACCCCTTGCGCCGCGACAACCAATTCACAACTTCACTGCTAACTCCTCTGCATTTCTTGACCTTAACCTTAACCAAATTCGGACATCCCCAAGCAAGTGCTTCAATGGCAGTATCAGAAATAGCACAGCCCTTGATGCAAAGCTTCTTTAACTCCACACATTTAGCTGCAATGCAAGCAATCTCCGCATCACCAATAGCTCCGATCCCGCACAATGCCAATCGCTCCAATCTCTGACAGTTAACAGCAATTGCTGCCATACTCAAATGCGTAACCTGAacacaaatcaaaacaagctcTTGTAACTCCGGGCACCGTTTCGCTACAGCTATTAAACCCTCATCTCCAATCCGATTAATGTTCCACCCATCAATATGAAGCTTCCTCAACTTCCTACAATTCTCTGCCACAGAAACAAGCCCTAAATTTGAACAGTCAGGATTCCTTACAATATGCAAACTATCTATATTTACACATTTGGCAATTGCTCCAAGTCCAATATCACTCACTTGCAACCTCTCTAAATGAACATCACTCAAAATCCCATTTCCATTCCCAATTTTTACAAGCACACTATCCCAATCACCTAAACAACGAATCACTTTCAAGGTCTTAAGCTTCTTGCATTCAACCACAAGCGGTTCAAAGCACTGCCCATTAACCAACTCCTTCAAACAAATGGATTTTATACTTGATGCGGCTGCGCCGGGAACGATGATCAATTCGTTCCCATTATTGACACTTCTAAGCCGCTTAATAGTCAACTCTTCAAGATCAGTACAATactttaaaatccaattaattcCTTCAACCCCGAAATTGCACGAACCGCACGAAAATTTCGTCAAGTTCTTACAATTTTTAGCAAAGTTAGCCATACCTAACTCAGTCAGTTCACGACATCCACGGAGCTTGAGTCGCGTGAGATTCTCGCACCGGATAGAAATCATCAGCAACGCATCGTCATTTAAGCTAACAGATTTCCGACCACACCGGAGAGATAGTTTAGCAACCGAATCGAATCGAGTAAAGATCGTAGGCACATAGGAAATAATCTCCGATTGCGCAATCAGAGAAAGCCGGCGGCGACTTTGAGCATCGACGCGTAGCCATCGTTTGCAGACAAGGGATGAGCTTTTGCGGTCACCGGCTCTGAGAAGCTGGAATATGTAAGCTAAACAATCGTCTGGTATGTCCTCCGTGTGGTCTCTGAGAGGTCCGATATTGATTTCGTCGGCTAAATCTGAGGATTCGGATGAGATGGTCGCGGGGGTTAAGAATCGGTTGATTGAATAATTAGTGGTGGAAGATGATTGGCCCATTTGGTGAGTGAGAAAACGAGCCTCTGGAGCAGCTGGTTCCAGAGGAGGTCCCGTCGTGTTAGGATTTCGAGTTTTGCTTTGCAGAGATTGAGAGGAGAGGGAGCGGGTGTGCTAGGTTATAAATACGAAGaggataattaataattatttggtTGAAACTGCTCTTGGGCAGTCAAAACAAAGGAGGAGGGAGCGAGGGAGGTGCGTGTCCTCGTCGTAATCGCCACGGACCGGCTAGATAGATACAGTTATAATCTGGTGGGCGTGGAGATTGCGTGTGAGCGAGTCATGTTCGACGTATTTTCACAACTTATGCTTctattttcatgtgttttttaaaattattttttattttaaaaaatattaaattgatttattttaatgttttttttttttatggttttaaagtgtttttaaacaaaaaattgttttaaaaaatatcatgcacCACAATCTCAAACCCTCTAAATGTTGGAAAAGTaaggtatttttatttactaccaagttttcttttttttaaataaaaaactattatagtTTAAATACAAATTGATGAAATAGTACAATTTATACATGTTGTGATTAGAAAACGTCACATTCAACCTTATCgttattcaaaaaatacaatatttcaaagaaattgtgaaatatgtttcataaattatgatgagaataaaagagagaaaaggataaagaaagagATCTTGGAGGTACGATGAAAGCTTCAGTTACAAcatcaccaatatcatcaaaAGATCTCAATGAGATAAAtctaaatacatcaaaaaatgtTACCAACAATGATTGGAGTGTGTAATActtgtcacaaaaaaaaatagccaacTGCCCATCTTTGAGCGTCAAATATAACCCATTCTTGATCACTGTTGGTAACCTTCCTTGGTGCCATTGGATTTATctcatcaaaattttttataatgctAGTGGTGTTGTAATCGAAATTTTATTGTGCCTCTGAGATCTCTGGCTTCACAAATTACAATGAGAATAacagagaaaataaagaaaataaagaccTTAAAAGC is a genomic window of Populus alba chromosome 5, ASM523922v2, whole genome shotgun sequence containing:
- the LOC118045722 gene encoding F-box protein SKIP2, whose protein sequence is MGQSSSTTNYSINRFLTPATISSESSDLADEINIGPLRDHTEDIPDDCLAYIFQLLRAGDRKSSSLVCKRWLRVDAQSRRRLSLIAQSEIISYVPTIFTRFDSVAKLSLRCGRKSVSLNDDALLMISIRCENLTRLKLRGCRELTELGMANFAKNCKNLTKFSCGSCNFGVEGINWILKYCTDLEELTIKRLRSVNNGNELIIVPGAAASSIKSICLKELVNGQCFEPLVVECKKLKTLKVIRCLGDWDSVLVKIGNGNGILSDVHLERLQVSDIGLGAIAKCVNIDSLHIVRNPDCSNLGLVSVAENCRKLRKLHIDGWNINRIGDEGLIAVAKRCPELQELVLICVQVTHLSMAAIAVNCQRLERLALCGIGAIGDAEIACIAAKCVELKKLCIKGCAISDTAIEALAWGCPNLVKVKVKKCRGVSSEVVNWLSRRKGSLVVSFDAAESEGLDGSGSDVGGQESGMEFPVMGDQVVVGDGPSVSVGRLALLRAKLGYFASRNLVPCAFNKSSNHGDSSSSNL